One region of Candidatus Polarisedimenticolaceae bacterium genomic DNA includes:
- a CDS encoding FAD:protein FMN transferase: MRRGVVGIGLAAIVSSCAGPGLTRSWPVMGTFARATVTDPDPAAAERAVARVRETFGTVDAAMSNWTEESELSRLNREAGRGTYRIADANLAACVAAALDGAARTGGLFDPTVGPLMTLWGFRPKTPRVPGDAAIAEAMARVGAARVRFDRAAASVRFEREGMEIDLGGIAKGCALDAARRAIVAPRRFGLLDLGGGLAFFGEPPGHVVDVDLRDPRDPEASCGEARLPPGITASTSSDLENRNVIGGVVYGHIMDPRTGRPAVTAVVQATAFHTEATISEILSKALFIGGLDGAPAVLRAYPDAEAVLIVAEGDLLAVVASRSLQGRLTLTRPLGFTPDSPRFTLPAATMTGRRVP; the protein is encoded by the coding sequence ATGAGGCGCGGTGTCGTCGGGATCGGACTCGCCGCGATTGTCTCGTCGTGCGCCGGGCCGGGGCTCACGCGGTCCTGGCCGGTCATGGGAACCTTCGCCCGCGCTACGGTGACCGACCCCGATCCGGCCGCCGCCGAGCGTGCGGTGGCGCGGGTCCGCGAGACGTTCGGCACCGTCGACGCGGCGATGAGCAACTGGACGGAGGAGAGCGAGCTCTCGCGTTTGAACCGCGAGGCCGGCCGCGGGACCTATCGGATCGCCGACGCGAACCTCGCGGCGTGTGTGGCCGCAGCGCTGGACGGGGCCGCTCGCACGGGCGGCCTGTTCGACCCGACGGTCGGACCGCTCATGACGCTGTGGGGGTTCCGGCCGAAGACGCCGCGCGTTCCCGGCGATGCGGCGATCGCCGAGGCGATGGCGCGCGTCGGAGCGGCCCGGGTGCGATTCGATCGCGCCGCGGCGTCGGTGCGCTTCGAGCGCGAAGGCATGGAGATCGATCTCGGCGGGATCGCGAAGGGGTGCGCTCTCGACGCCGCGCGCCGGGCGATCGTCGCGCCGCGCCGGTTCGGCCTCCTCGATCTCGGCGGAGGCCTCGCGTTCTTCGGCGAGCCGCCCGGGCACGTGGTCGACGTCGATCTGCGCGACCCGCGCGACCCCGAGGCGAGCTGCGGCGAGGCTCGCCTGCCTCCGGGCATCACCGCCTCGACGTCGTCCGATCTCGAGAACCGGAACGTGATCGGCGGCGTCGTCTACGGCCACATCATGGATCCGCGCACCGGGAGACCGGCGGTGACGGCCGTCGTCCAGGCGACGGCGTTCCACACCGAGGCGACGATCAGCGAGATCCTGAGCAAGGCGCTCTTCATCGGAGGTCTCGACGGTGCGCCCGCCGTCCTCCGCGCCTACCCGGATGCCGAGGCGGTTCTCATCGTCGCGGAAGGTGACCTTCTGGCGGTCGTTGCGTCGCGCTCGCTGCAAGGTCGCTTGACGCTCACGAGGCCCCTAGGCTTCACGCCGGACTCCCCGAGGTTCACGCTCCCCGCTGCTACCATGACCGGACGGAGGGTTCCATGA